In Nitrospirota bacterium, one DNA window encodes the following:
- a CDS encoding AbrB/MazE/SpoVT family DNA-binding domain-containing protein, translating to MIAKTAQWGNSIGVRIPSAVAKKAGIGVNSTIEINNAEGGIIIKPAEKQEYSLKELVKEITAQNRHAEADYGQPVGKELL from the coding sequence ATGATTGCGAAGACAGCACAGTGGGGCAACAGCATAGGCGTGCGCATACCCAGCGCGGTCGCCAAAAAGGCAGGCATTGGGGTGAACTCCACCATAGAGATCAACAATGCTGAGGGTGGTATTATCATCAAGCCCGCTGAAAAGCAGGAGTATTCCCTTAAAGAGCTTGTGAAGGAGATTACGGCTCAAAATCGTCATGCCGAGGCAGACTACGGTCAGCCTGTTGGCAAGGAGCTTCTTTAA
- a CDS encoding ORF6N domain-containing protein: protein MKELIPVEIIENKIYLIRGHKIMLDRDLAELYGVETKRLNEQVRRNPKRFPDDFMFQLTKEEAESLRSHFATIKSGRGEHRKYLPYVFTEQGVAMLSSVLNSDQSIEVNVQIMRTFVKLRELIATHKDLARKLASMEKKYDSQFKVVFDAIRQLMAPPISRKGKIGFRRDADK from the coding sequence ATGAAAGAACTTATTCCTGTTGAGATAATCGAGAATAAGATCTATCTGATCCGAGGCCACAAGATCATGCTTGATAGGGATCTGGCTGAACTTTACGGGGTCGAAACGAAGCGCCTTAATGAACAGGTTCGCAGGAACCCGAAGCGATTTCCGGATGATTTTATGTTTCAACTAACAAAGGAAGAAGCGGAATCTTTAAGGTCGCATTTTGCGACCATAAAAAGCGGCAGAGGGGAACATCGAAAATACTTGCCCTATGTGTTTACCGAGCAGGGTGTTGCTATGCTCTCAAGTGTGTTGAACAGCGATCAGTCAATTGAGGTAAATGTCCAGATCATGCGGACGTTCGTCAAGCTCCGCGAACTGATTGCGACCCATAAAGACCTCGCCCGGAAACTCGCCAGCATGGAAAAGAAATATGACTCACAGTTCAAGGTAGTCTTTGACGCGATACGGCAATTAATGGCTCCGCCTATATCCAGGAAGGGCAAGATTGGGTTCAGGCGGGATGCCGATAAATGA
- a CDS encoding DMT family protein, giving the protein MTILVKTAGLLVLSNIFMTFAWYGHLKNLNNKAWYVAALVSWSIALFEYLLQVPANRIGATSLSLPQLKILQEVITLSVFVPFVVLYMDQPLKLDYLWAGICLMGAVYFIFRT; this is encoded by the coding sequence ATGACGATACTTGTTAAGACAGCAGGCCTCCTGGTGCTTTCCAATATCTTCATGACGTTTGCGTGGTATGGCCACCTGAAAAACCTGAACAACAAGGCCTGGTATGTTGCGGCGTTAGTGAGCTGGAGCATTGCACTTTTTGAATACCTTCTGCAGGTCCCGGCAAACCGAATCGGTGCAACTTCCCTGAGCCTGCCCCAGCTCAAGATCCTGCAAGAGGTGATAACGCTTTCGGTCTTTGTGCCGTTTGTTGTCCTGTACATGGACCAGCCGCTCAAGCTCGATTACCTCTGGGCAGGCATCTGCCTCATGGGCGCGGTCTATTTTATTTTCAGAACATAG
- a CDS encoding NADP-dependent isocitrate dehydrogenase → MDGDEMTRIIWQFIKDKLISPFLDIDLKYYDLGMKHRDDTDDQVTIDAANAIKEFGVGVKCATITPNAARVKEYNLKQMWKSPNGTIRSMLDGTVIRKPIIVKNIPPMVRSWKKPIIIGRHAYGDIYKSTEIVVDGPGKAELVFTPAGGGEKKVLTIHDFKGAGVIMGTHNTEPSIRSFAKACIQYALSEKVDLWFGAKDTISKQYHGFFRDVFAEEVEKAKDALQKAGVAYRYMLIDDAVAQIMKSEGGMLWACMNYDGDVMSDLVASGFGSLGLMTSVLVSPDGKFEFEAAHGTVMRHYYEHLKGNPTSTNSVASIFAWTGAIAKRGELDNTPEVVNYARTVEEAVIATIENGIMTKDLMLIAEPKVTTYAKTEEFIDAVVERLKLQLKA, encoded by the coding sequence ATGGACGGCGATGAAATGACGAGGATCATCTGGCAGTTCATCAAGGACAAGCTCATATCCCCGTTCCTTGATATTGACCTGAAATACTATGACCTTGGCATGAAACACAGGGATGACACCGACGATCAGGTGACCATAGATGCAGCCAATGCGATCAAGGAATTCGGCGTAGGCGTCAAATGCGCCACGATTACGCCCAATGCTGCGAGGGTAAAGGAATACAATCTCAAGCAGATGTGGAAAAGTCCCAACGGCACGATCCGTTCCATGCTCGACGGCACGGTCATCAGAAAGCCGATTATTGTGAAGAACATCCCCCCCATGGTGCGGTCATGGAAAAAACCGATCATTATCGGACGTCATGCGTACGGCGATATCTATAAAAGCACCGAGATCGTTGTTGACGGTCCGGGCAAAGCAGAACTGGTCTTTACGCCTGCAGGCGGAGGGGAAAAGAAGGTCCTCACAATCCATGATTTTAAAGGCGCCGGCGTAATCATGGGCACCCATAACACCGAACCTTCGATCAGGAGCTTTGCAAAGGCCTGCATCCAGTATGCCCTGAGCGAGAAGGTGGACCTCTGGTTTGGCGCAAAGGATACCATTTCAAAACAGTATCACGGCTTTTTCCGGGATGTCTTTGCTGAAGAGGTAGAAAAGGCAAAGGATGCTCTGCAGAAGGCCGGGGTCGCTTATCGGTATATGCTCATTGATGATGCGGTTGCCCAGATCATGAAATCAGAGGGCGGTATGCTCTGGGCCTGCATGAACTATGACGGCGATGTTATGTCCGATCTGGTTGCATCCGGTTTTGGCAGCCTTGGCCTCATGACATCAGTTCTTGTTTCACCTGACGGCAAGTTCGAGTTTGAGGCAGCGCACGGCACGGTCATGCGCCATTATTATGAACACTTAAAGGGGAACCCGACATCAACGAACTCGGTTGCATCCATCTTTGCCTGGACAGGCGCGATTGCAAAAAGAGGAGAGCTCGATAATACCCCTGAGGTGGTGAACTATGCACGGACCGTTGAAGAGGCGGTCATTGCGACCATCGAAAACGGCATTATGACCAAGGACCTTATGCTTATTGCCGAGCCGAAGGTTACAACGTATGCGAAGACTGAAGAGTTTATTGATGCAGTGGTGGAGCGCCTGAAACTGCAACTGAAAGCATAG
- a CDS encoding DUF4445 domain-containing protein, whose translation MEIKILNGRTLTAEPGKSVYQTLRDNGVYLVASCGGKGVCGKCRVKVLDGKYRTESATKLKKKEIGDKVVLACTTFPEEDIHIEIPEDSKLVIGDKIAVSKSKSFLDFLKLEEPTLTPPVRKIMLALMPPSIEDNISDLERVKRSLIEHGIEEMRFSHGFVQTMAKALRQHNWTAHLTYTENFEAISLVSPERVKHYGIAVDIGTTTVVVYLVDCTDGTLLDTGVTYNSQMRHGDDVITRIVHATEGGALQELRNAVVNDINGLLNPMMERNHISRDDIDSAVISGNTTMVQLFWGLDPSSIREEPYIPTVNAYPAWRAGTAKLLINHQAPVYTIPCVGSYVGGDITSGLLASKMHRSAEVALFMDIGTNGEIVVGNNEWLITAATSAGPCFEGSGIRHGMRATEGAIESVKINSATFDVELGVIGNAQPAGICGSGMIDAISEFFFAGIIDQKGKFMRDLNTDRIRIEEEGPEFVLHHGETKDIVLTEVDIENILRAKAAIYAGMSVLLKEVGLSLDMVERIYIAGGFGNYLNVEKAIMIGMLPDMPKEKFSFIGNTSIAGAYLCLLSGKMRQEADEIAKKMTYIELSVSHGFMDEYMSALFLPHTNIDLFPTVREMYNRSA comes from the coding sequence ATGGAAATAAAAATACTCAACGGCAGAACTCTTACTGCGGAGCCTGGCAAAAGCGTGTACCAGACGCTGAGAGACAACGGTGTCTATCTTGTCGCATCCTGCGGAGGCAAAGGTGTTTGCGGCAAATGCCGCGTGAAGGTCCTCGATGGTAAATACCGGACTGAGTCGGCAACAAAACTGAAGAAAAAAGAGATCGGGGACAAGGTTGTACTGGCATGCACGACCTTTCCTGAAGAAGACATCCATATTGAGATTCCTGAAGATTCGAAGCTCGTTATCGGCGATAAAATTGCGGTCTCCAAGTCGAAAAGCTTTCTCGATTTCCTCAAGTTGGAGGAGCCGACGCTGACACCTCCTGTCAGAAAAATCATGCTTGCGCTCATGCCGCCTTCCATTGAGGACAATATCAGCGACCTGGAACGGGTTAAGAGATCCCTGATCGAGCACGGTATTGAGGAAATGCGTTTTTCTCATGGTTTTGTGCAGACCATGGCAAAGGCCCTGAGGCAGCATAACTGGACTGCACATCTTACGTACACCGAAAATTTTGAGGCTATATCGCTCGTCTCGCCCGAGCGGGTCAAGCACTACGGCATTGCTGTTGATATCGGCACAACGACCGTTGTCGTCTATCTCGTTGACTGCACTGACGGCACGCTCCTGGATACCGGCGTGACCTACAATTCACAGATGCGTCATGGCGATGATGTCATCACACGAATTGTCCATGCAACAGAAGGCGGAGCCCTGCAGGAATTGAGAAATGCAGTGGTCAACGACATTAACGGTCTGCTTAATCCGATGATGGAGCGTAATCATATAAGCCGCGACGATATCGACTCTGCCGTAATCTCCGGCAATACCACAATGGTGCAGCTCTTCTGGGGACTCGACCCCTCTTCGATCCGGGAGGAACCCTACATCCCAACCGTAAATGCTTATCCGGCCTGGCGTGCAGGCACGGCAAAGCTCCTGATCAACCACCAGGCTCCGGTCTATACCATACCCTGCGTCGGCAGCTATGTAGGCGGCGATATCACTTCAGGCCTGCTTGCATCGAAGATGCACAGAAGCGCCGAAGTGGCGCTCTTTATGGACATCGGCACGAATGGCGAGATCGTAGTGGGCAACAACGAATGGCTCATTACCGCTGCCACTTCAGCCGGCCCCTGCTTTGAAGGCAGCGGTATCAGGCATGGCATGCGTGCAACCGAGGGGGCCATCGAGTCGGTTAAGATCAATTCCGCTACCTTTGACGTTGAGCTGGGAGTGATCGGCAATGCGCAGCCTGCAGGCATATGCGGCTCCGGCATGATCGATGCGATATCGGAATTCTTTTTTGCCGGTATCATTGACCAGAAAGGCAAGTTCATGCGGGATTTGAATACAGACAGGATCAGGATCGAAGAAGAAGGTCCGGAGTTTGTTCTGCATCACGGCGAGACAAAGGATATCGTGCTTACCGAAGTGGATATTGAGAATATCCTGCGTGCAAAAGCAGCGATCTATGCCGGCATGTCCGTACTCCTTAAGGAGGTCGGTCTTTCTCTTGATATGGTAGAGCGGATCTACATTGCAGGAGGGTTCGGCAACTACCTTAATGTGGAAAAGGCGATCATGATCGGGATGCTCCCTGATATGCCGAAGGAAAAGTTCTCCTTTATCGGCAACACCTCCATTGCAGGCGCATATCTCTGCCTTCTGTCCGGAAAGATGCGACAGGAGGCAGATGAGATTGCAAAGAAGATGACCTATATCGAGCTTTCCGTTTCTCATGGATTCATGGATGAGTATATGTCAGCACTTTTCCTACCCCATACCAACATTGACCTTTTCCCAACGGTCAGAGAGATGTATAATAGGAGTGCCTGA
- a CDS encoding response regulator produces the protein MNQLDANAILFANDNPSLLMYVGILVKRLGYKVYLALDGLEAVRVAKERKPTIIVLDYALPGINGVSCLNLMRNDAFLRDVPVLMLGSEEDNLSKSEIEKMHIQGYLKKPLNVTDFYLAIQKCLNHSIKRRHIRAPLNISVSINCKGRQRDLPASNLSVEGIFLKTAEPYPAGTEMDLVLTVDDEDPIELKGMVVSAHKISADVQPEAGMGIRFMDIPEDVRYRIHYVVMKELTRDISVSDTGETWLDEALNTD, from the coding sequence ATGAACCAGCTTGATGCCAATGCCATACTCTTTGCAAATGATAACCCGTCGCTCCTCATGTATGTCGGCATCCTGGTCAAGCGGCTTGGGTACAAGGTCTATCTGGCCCTTGACGGACTGGAAGCGGTCAGGGTAGCCAAGGAGCGAAAACCGACCATTATAGTCCTTGACTATGCCCTTCCCGGCATCAATGGCGTTTCATGCCTTAACCTGATGCGCAATGATGCCTTCCTGCGGGATGTCCCTGTCCTTATGCTCGGTTCGGAAGAGGATAACCTTTCGAAATCAGAGATCGAAAAGATGCATATCCAGGGATATCTCAAGAAACCGCTCAACGTGACCGATTTTTACCTCGCCATACAAAAATGCCTTAATCATTCCATCAAACGAAGACATATCAGGGCGCCGCTCAACATAAGCGTAAGCATCAACTGCAAAGGGCGGCAAAGGGATCTCCCGGCATCAAACCTTTCCGTTGAGGGCATCTTTCTGAAGACTGCTGAACCCTATCCTGCGGGGACAGAAATGGATCTTGTCCTGACCGTTGATGACGAAGACCCTATCGAATTAAAGGGCATGGTCGTCTCTGCACACAAGATCTCTGCTGATGTGCAGCCGGAAGCCGGAATGGGAATCAGGTTTATGGATATTCCCGAAGATGTCCGGTACCGGATTCACTATGTTGTCATGAAGGAATTGACCAGAGACATCAGTGTCAGTGATACAGGCGAGACCTGGCTGGACGAAGCGCTGAATACTGACTAG
- a CDS encoding pantoate--beta-alanine ligase: MEIIRIPRIMQDTSRGHLLRSRTIGFVPTMGALHEGHLSLIRMSREENNITAVSIYVNPTQFGPAEDFTKYPRPIEADIERLREEAVDILFLPDDTLMYPAGFSTEIEVKGLSEKMCGHFRPGHFNGVATVVAKLFAIVRPTRAYFGQKDFQQTVIIRKMAKDLNLDVEVVVCPTIREEDGLALSSRNAYLGSEERIAATVLFRCLNEAADAMRSGIRSGVTIRQTMQSQLAKEARITSIDYVSAYHPDTLEELEELRGEVLLAGAVRFAGTRLIDNMLVTV, encoded by the coding sequence ATGGAGATTATCAGGATTCCGAGGATCATGCAGGACACATCGCGGGGACACCTTCTCCGCAGCAGGACCATAGGTTTTGTACCGACCATGGGAGCGCTCCATGAGGGACACCTGAGCCTTATCAGGATGTCCAGAGAAGAAAATAACATAACCGCTGTGAGCATCTATGTGAACCCGACCCAGTTTGGTCCTGCAGAGGACTTCACCAAATATCCAAGACCGATTGAAGCTGATATCGAAAGGCTTAGGGAGGAGGCTGTTGATATCCTCTTTCTCCCTGACGATACGCTTATGTACCCGGCAGGATTTTCGACAGAGATCGAAGTGAAGGGTCTTTCTGAAAAGATGTGCGGCCATTTCAGGCCGGGCCATTTCAATGGCGTTGCAACTGTCGTAGCAAAGCTCTTTGCTATCGTCAGACCGACACGGGCTTATTTTGGCCAGAAGGACTTTCAGCAGACCGTGATCATCAGAAAAATGGCAAAGGACCTGAATCTTGACGTCGAAGTTGTTGTCTGTCCCACGATCAGGGAAGAGGACGGCCTGGCACTGAGTTCACGCAATGCTTACCTGGGGAGTGAAGAGAGGATTGCGGCAACAGTCCTTTTCCGCTGCCTCAACGAAGCAGCGGATGCAATGCGATCAGGGATACGATCAGGGGTAACGATACGGCAAACCATGCAATCACAGCTTGCAAAAGAAGCACGGATTACGAGTATTGATTATGTCTCGGCGTATCATCCTGATACGCTTGAGGAGCTGGAAGAACTTCGGGGAGAGGTGCTGCTTGCCGGAGCAGTGCGGTTTGCCGGAACGCGGCTTATCGACAATATGCTCGTTACGGTCTAG
- the ispG gene encoding flavodoxin-dependent (E)-4-hydroxy-3-methylbut-2-enyl-diphosphate synthase: MATAHRNRTRKLHVGNVPVGGGSTISVQSMSKTDTRDAATTARQIRRLAKAGCEIIRVAVPDMEAAQALGKIRKAIPIPLIADIHFDWRLALEAISQGIEGLRINPGNIGARWKVAQVVTACKDKGIPIRIGVNAGSLEKELLKKYGHPTPEALVQSAAEHITLLESLDFRDIKVSLKASNVPTTVDAYRLFAKKFNYPLHIGISEAGPSFTGIIKSSVGLGILLSEGIGDTMRVSLSADPVQEVRVAYEILKSLSLRQKGATIISCPTCGRCQIDIRGLASRVETGLKDMEKQVTVAVMGCVVNGPGEAREADIGIAGGKGMGILFRKGKVVKTVREKDLLRALMSEIEKGAK; encoded by the coding sequence ATGGCAACGGCCCATCGTAACAGGACAAGAAAACTCCACGTAGGGAATGTCCCGGTAGGTGGAGGGAGCACCATATCCGTACAGTCCATGTCAAAGACAGATACACGAGATGCCGCTACAACAGCGCGGCAGATACGGAGGCTTGCAAAGGCAGGATGTGAGATCATCAGAGTGGCAGTCCCGGACATGGAGGCTGCTCAGGCCTTAGGGAAGATCAGAAAGGCGATACCGATCCCCCTGATAGCAGATATTCACTTTGACTGGAGGCTTGCACTGGAGGCGATCAGTCAGGGGATCGAAGGTCTGCGGATCAACCCGGGGAATATAGGTGCACGCTGGAAAGTGGCCCAGGTGGTTACGGCCTGTAAGGATAAGGGCATCCCGATACGCATCGGCGTAAACGCAGGTTCCCTCGAAAAAGAGCTGCTGAAAAAATATGGGCATCCTACTCCCGAGGCCTTGGTACAAAGCGCAGCAGAACATATTACTCTCCTTGAAAGCCTGGACTTCAGGGATATAAAGGTGTCGCTTAAGGCCTCTAATGTCCCGACAACAGTTGATGCATACCGTCTCTTTGCAAAAAAGTTCAACTATCCGCTCCATATAGGGATATCAGAAGCTGGCCCTTCCTTTACCGGTATTATCAAGAGTTCTGTGGGGCTTGGTATTCTCCTTTCCGAGGGTATTGGCGATACGATGAGGGTTTCGCTGTCAGCCGATCCTGTACAGGAGGTGCGTGTTGCCTATGAGATACTCAAGTCGCTCAGCCTCAGGCAGAAAGGCGCAACAATCATTTCCTGCCCTACCTGCGGCCGATGCCAGATAGATATCAGGGGTCTTGCCTCCAGGGTGGAGACCGGGCTCAAGGACATGGAAAAACAGGTGACCGTTGCGGTCATGGGCTGTGTTGTTAACGGCCCGGGAGAGGCACGCGAGGCTGATATCGGCATAGCCGGAGGAAAAGGCATGGGTATACTGTTTCGGAAGGGCAAGGTTGTAAAAACCGTCAGGGAAAAAGATCTTCTCCGCGCATTGATGAGCGAGATTGAAAAAGGAGCGAAATAA
- the mltG gene encoding endolytic transglycosylase MltG: protein MKKNIFPMFFATLLLFLLYAGIELFLPVQTGNKNLEIQIPKGSTFRQAVEILRSQNLIRDKRIILVAGRLTGVDKRIRAGFYSLWTGMNPLEILKFLRKGKIIENEVKILEGDSLLEISSAFAKTGIISSEAFMELAQDRDLLATYDIKAPSIEGYIYPDTYFIPKGMGAEEALDIMISKMREKLTDKVKARTQELGMTENQILTLASIIEKEAVVDSERQLISAVYHNRLRKKMLLQADPTAIYGVKSSKERITLTDLKRQTAYNTYVNKGLPPGPIASASIKSIMAALYPAAVPYIYFVAQDDRSHRFTETAAQHAEAVKRYRLMKQEKMNNAKEGSNGNGPS, encoded by the coding sequence ATGAAAAAGAACATTTTTCCCATGTTTTTCGCAACGCTTCTGCTTTTTTTGCTCTATGCCGGGATAGAGCTTTTTCTGCCCGTCCAGACCGGCAATAAGAACCTGGAAATTCAGATCCCAAAGGGATCTACCTTCAGACAGGCTGTTGAAATACTCCGCAGTCAGAACCTGATCAGGGATAAAAGGATTATTCTTGTTGCCGGCAGACTGACCGGCGTTGACAAACGTATCAGGGCCGGGTTTTATTCCCTCTGGACCGGCATGAATCCCCTTGAGATCTTGAAGTTCCTCCGCAAGGGCAAGATTATAGAGAATGAGGTGAAGATACTCGAAGGAGATTCCCTGCTTGAGATTTCATCCGCTTTTGCAAAGACAGGGATCATATCTTCCGAGGCATTCATGGAATTGGCGCAAGACCGTGATCTTCTTGCAACCTATGATATAAAGGCCCCGAGTATTGAAGGATATATCTACCCGGATACCTATTTCATACCGAAGGGCATGGGGGCTGAAGAGGCCCTCGACATCATGATCTCTAAAATGCGTGAAAAGCTTACCGATAAGGTGAAGGCCCGTACGCAGGAGCTTGGCATGACCGAAAATCAGATCCTGACCCTTGCATCGATTATTGAGAAGGAGGCTGTTGTTGACAGCGAGCGGCAACTGATCTCGGCTGTGTACCATAACAGACTCAGAAAAAAGATGCTTCTTCAGGCAGACCCTACGGCTATCTATGGCGTTAAAAGCTCGAAGGAAAGGATAACCCTAACAGATCTCAAGCGCCAGACTGCCTATAATACGTATGTTAATAAGGGGCTTCCCCCTGGGCCTATTGCCTCTGCGAGCATTAAATCGATCATGGCAGCACTCTATCCGGCGGCTGTGCCCTACATATATTTTGTTGCGCAGGATGACCGCTCACATCGGTTCACTGAGACTGCTGCGCAGCATGCAGAGGCGGTAAAGCGCTACCGCCTGATGAAACAGGAAAAAATGAATAACGCAAAGGAAGGCAGTAATGGCAACGGCCCATCGTAA
- the groL gene encoding chaperonin GroEL (60 kDa chaperone family; promotes refolding of misfolded polypeptides especially under stressful conditions; forms two stacked rings of heptamers to form a barrel-shaped 14mer; ends can be capped by GroES; misfolded proteins enter the barrel where they are refolded when GroES binds) — protein sequence MAKQLLFDEAARRSMLKGVTQLTDAVKATLGPKGKNVVIDKKYGAPTITKDGVTVAKEIELKDPFENMGAQLVREVASKTSDVAGDGTTTATVLAYAIYSGGIKHVVAGSNPMDIKRGIETAVESIVGELKKISRPVQDKKEIAQVGTISANNDSTIGELIADAMDKVGKDGVITVEEAKSMTTSLDVVEGMQFDRGYSSPYFVTDPERMECNLDDAFILINEKKISSMKDLLPILEQTAKMGKPLMIIAEEVEGEALATLVVNKLRGTIQICAVKAPGFGDRRKAMLEDLAILTGGTVISEDLGIKLETIKLTDLGRAKKITVDKENTTIIEGAGDPKKIEGRVKQIKAQIDETTSDYDREKLQERLAKIVGGVAVINVGAATETEMKEKKARVEDALHATRAAVEEGMVPGGGVALLRCVSALKGIKVSNHDQQVGVDIIKRALEEPIRQIINNTELEPSVIVEKVKSSKDANYGFDAGSEEYVDMLKAGIVDPTKVTRCALQNAASVASLMLTTSVMISDLPEEKPEMPAMPPGGGMGGMY from the coding sequence ATGGCAAAACAGCTTCTTTTTGACGAGGCAGCAAGGAGATCGATGCTGAAGGGCGTCACTCAGCTTACGGATGCAGTAAAGGCAACGCTTGGCCCGAAGGGCAAAAACGTTGTGATTGACAAGAAATACGGCGCACCGACCATCACCAAGGACGGTGTTACGGTCGCAAAAGAGATCGAGCTCAAGGATCCTTTCGAGAATATGGGAGCACAGCTTGTCCGCGAGGTAGCCAGCAAGACCTCAGATGTTGCCGGCGACGGCACAACCACCGCGACGGTCCTTGCATACGCAATCTACAGTGGCGGCATCAAGCACGTTGTTGCAGGCTCAAACCCCATGGATATCAAGAGGGGTATCGAGACGGCTGTGGAATCTATCGTAGGGGAACTCAAGAAGATCAGCAGGCCGGTACAGGACAAGAAAGAGATCGCACAGGTCGGCACTATTTCAGCGAACAATGACTCCACCATCGGCGAACTGATCGCAGACGCCATGGATAAGGTCGGCAAGGACGGCGTTATCACGGTTGAAGAGGCAAAGAGCATGACAACATCCCTCGATGTTGTTGAAGGCATGCAGTTTGACAGGGGATACAGCTCACCTTATTTCGTGACCGATCCGGAGAGGATGGAATGCAACCTTGACGATGCATTCATTTTAATCAATGAGAAGAAGATCTCTTCCATGAAGGACCTGCTTCCGATCCTAGAACAGACCGCTAAAATGGGCAAGCCGCTCATGATTATCGCTGAAGAGGTCGAGGGCGAAGCCCTTGCTACCCTTGTTGTGAATAAACTCAGGGGCACCATCCAGATATGCGCTGTCAAGGCTCCAGGATTTGGCGACAGGAGAAAGGCAATGCTTGAGGACCTCGCTATCCTTACCGGCGGGACCGTTATTTCCGAGGACCTCGGTATCAAGCTTGAGACCATTAAGCTGACAGATCTCGGCAGGGCAAAGAAGATTACGGTTGACAAGGAAAATACCACCATTATCGAGGGCGCAGGTGATCCCAAGAAGATCGAGGGCAGGGTAAAGCAGATCAAGGCACAGATCGATGAGACCACCTCAGATTATGACAGGGAAAAACTGCAGGAGAGGCTTGCAAAGATCGTTGGAGGCGTTGCTGTCATCAATGTCGGCGCAGCCACTGAGACCGAGATGAAGGAAAAGAAGGCAAGAGTCGAGGACGCGCTTCATGCCACCCGAGCGGCTGTTGAAGAGGGCATGGTCCCTGGCGGCGGCGTTGCACTGCTTCGTTGCGTCAGCGCACTGAAAGGCATCAAGGTTTCAAACCATGATCAGCAGGTGGGTGTTGACATTATCAAGAGGGCGCTTGAGGAGCCTATCCGCCAGATCATCAATAATACTGAGCTTGAGCCGTCTGTTATTGTGGAGAAGGTCAAGAGCTCAAAGGATGCAAATTACGGCTTTGATGCAGGTTCAGAAGAATATGTTGATATGCTGAAGGCCGGAATTGTTGACCCGACAAAGGTCACGAGGTGTGCGCTTCAGAACGCAGCATCAGTTGCATCTCTTATGCTTACCACCTCGGTTATGATCAGTGATCTGCCTGAGGAGAAGCCTGAGATGCCTGCAATGCCTCCTGGCGGCGGCATGGGCGGTATGTACTAA
- the groES gene encoding co-chaperone GroES → MKFKPLKERVFVSYSEEGEKTAGGIYIPDSAKEKPQKGKVEAIGSEVKELKVGNIILFDKYSGSKVNIDGTDYLIVKEEDILGIVE, encoded by the coding sequence ATGAAATTTAAGCCATTGAAGGAAAGGGTATTTGTATCCTACTCTGAAGAAGGAGAAAAAACAGCAGGCGGGATCTATATCCCTGATTCTGCCAAAGAAAAGCCCCAGAAGGGAAAAGTTGAGGCCATCGGTTCAGAAGTCAAGGAACTGAAGGTCGGCAATATCATCCTTTTTGACAAGTATTCAGGCTCCAAGGTAAATATTGACGGGACTGACTATCTGATCGTAAAAGAAGAAGACATACTCGGCATCGTAGAGTAA